A single genomic interval of Pyrobaculum arsenaticum DSM 13514 harbors:
- a CDS encoding CBS domain-containing protein codes for MNCGEIAKKPAVAITPDKTIEEAAALMAQHRVGLLVIVDKENPKKPIGVISERDIIRGIAQKTPLTATVDKVGTMRNFVYVYDYDPITAAARKMRQHNVRHVVVVDKEGNLYGVISIRDLIGEKQVLEILARDWAPTKE; via the coding sequence ATGAACTGCGGAGAAATTGCGAAAAAACCCGCCGTAGCCATAACGCCTGATAAAACTATAGAGGAGGCGGCAGCCCTCATGGCGCAACATCGCGTGGGCCTCCTGGTAATTGTAGACAAAGAGAATCCCAAAAAGCCGATAGGCGTCATCTCTGAAAGAGATATAATCAGAGGCATAGCGCAGAAAACCCCCCTCACGGCGACGGTGGACAAGGTAGGGACAATGCGCAATTTCGTATATGTCTACGACTACGACCCCATAACGGCGGCTGCTAGAAAAATGAGACAACACAACGTGAGGCACGTGGTAGTCGTGGATAAAGAAGGCAACCTCTACGGCGTCATTTCCATCCGCGACCTGATAGGTGAGAAGCAGGTATTAGAAATCTTGGCCAGAGACTGGGCTCCTACAAAAGAATAG
- a CDS encoding AAA family ATPase: MQDITHKVPEVRKTLESMFFKFSDEITACLTSILTRENFILIGPPGTAKTMLVASISKLLKARWFYRLLTKFTEIEEVIGPIDVVELLKGNVKRIYTNSIVEADFALLDEIFNASSAILNTMLTILNERVIYDGGNIIPVKTWTVFGATNRIPDEEELQALYDRFPLRVFTKYANPEETADLIKTGLRLRREFDTLKPIMTMDEVKKLNELIQNYIYENMDTLVKHISPIVASYLDHVVISNRTRVKVPLYVVSYLTVVGIKPSEIDSATIRAGTLKVLKYLVKDREDLSEYESFLATHMPGNLSVLYDLLSEIKALIANNALSIAKEKLKEAYELFEKAVSDPVMYRFFQVEIEEVRSTLDMLKSQV, encoded by the coding sequence GTGCAAGACATCACCCATAAGGTGCCGGAAGTGAGAAAAACGCTAGAGTCGATGTTCTTCAAGTTCTCCGACGAAATTACTGCATGTCTCACCTCCATACTCACAAGGGAGAACTTCATCCTGATAGGGCCCCCAGGAACCGCCAAGACGATGCTCGTGGCCTCTATCTCCAAGCTACTGAAGGCCAGGTGGTTTTACAGACTCCTCACCAAGTTCACCGAGATAGAGGAGGTTATCGGCCCAATCGACGTGGTGGAGCTGTTGAAGGGCAACGTCAAGAGGATCTACACAAATTCCATCGTAGAGGCCGATTTCGCCCTGCTGGACGAGATCTTTAACGCCTCCAGCGCCATTTTGAACACGATGCTCACAATCCTCAACGAGAGGGTCATATACGACGGGGGCAACATCATACCCGTAAAGACCTGGACCGTGTTCGGCGCCACCAACAGGATCCCCGACGAGGAGGAGCTACAAGCCCTCTACGACCGCTTCCCCCTCAGGGTGTTCACCAAGTACGCCAACCCAGAGGAAACCGCCGACTTGATTAAGACGGGGCTGAGGCTGAGGAGGGAGTTCGACACATTGAAGCCCATCATGACCATGGACGAGGTGAAGAAGCTGAACGAGCTCATACAGAACTACATATACGAAAACATGGACACCTTGGTTAAGCATATCTCGCCCATAGTCGCCTCTTATCTAGACCACGTAGTGATATCCAACAGGACGAGAGTCAAGGTGCCGCTGTACGTCGTGTCTTACCTCACCGTGGTTGGAATAAAGCCCTCTGAGATAGACTCGGCCACCATCAGGGCTGGCACCTTAAAGGTGTTGAAGTACCTGGTCAAGGACAGAGAGGACTTATCGGAGTACGAGTCCTTCCTCGCCACCCACATGCCTGGAAACCTCTCCGTGCTATACGACTTGCTGAGCGAAATAAAGGCGCTTATCGCCAACAATGCCTTGTCTATCGCCAAGGAGAAGCTAAAAGAGGCCTACGAGCTATTCGAAAAGGCTGTGTCAGACCCCGTCATGTACCGCTTCTTCCAAGTAGAAATCGAGGAGGTGAGGTCAACCCTAGACATGTTGAAGAGCCAAGTATAA
- a CDS encoding ABC transporter ATP-binding protein — MGLSVELKDVSVQYGSFQALKGVSLFVEGGEGLVLLGPSGSGKSTLLRTIAGLITPTRGRVYIGGRDVTELPPDKRGVSMLFQDLALFPHLDVFENVAFGLRIRKVSDDEVRRKVRWALELVRLDPDLFLKRRVYELSGGQQQRVALARALVVEPEVLLLDEPFSHVDLDIKNRLLEELKILHNKLGFTLVYVTHDRFEAVEIGDRIALMKEGEIVQVGKPIELYKKPKNRFVAEFFGEANIVPTSALGLGEKGYAVIRPEDVVIGGSTTYKLKGQVVDVTFLWHYLKVEIQSNGHIYKAYVDLETPVAVGDVVEFGWDARDVYVVEE, encoded by the coding sequence GTGGGGCTTTCCGTTGAGCTTAAAGACGTGTCGGTGCAATACGGCTCATTCCAAGCTCTAAAGGGGGTGAGCCTCTTTGTGGAAGGAGGTGAGGGCCTTGTTCTTCTAGGTCCCTCTGGTTCAGGAAAGTCCACCCTGCTCAGGACTATTGCGGGTCTTATCACGCCTACCAGGGGGAGGGTCTACATCGGCGGTCGCGATGTTACAGAATTGCCTCCCGACAAGAGAGGTGTCTCAATGCTGTTTCAAGACCTGGCCCTGTTCCCTCACCTTGACGTGTTTGAAAACGTGGCGTTTGGTCTAAGAATAAGAAAGGTGTCTGACGACGAAGTTAGGAGGAAAGTACGCTGGGCTTTAGAGCTAGTCAGGCTAGATCCCGACCTTTTCCTGAAGAGGAGAGTTTACGAGCTCTCTGGTGGGCAGCAACAGAGGGTGGCCCTGGCAAGGGCTCTTGTGGTGGAGCCGGAGGTTCTCCTACTTGACGAGCCGTTTAGCCACGTGGATCTCGATATCAAAAATCGCCTACTCGAAGAGCTGAAAATATTACATAATAAACTCGGCTTTACTCTTGTCTACGTCACGCACGACCGTTTCGAGGCTGTGGAAATCGGCGACCGCATCGCCTTGATGAAGGAGGGAGAGATTGTTCAGGTGGGAAAGCCTATCGAGCTTTATAAGAAGCCTAAGAACCGTTTTGTTGCCGAGTTTTTCGGTGAGGCCAATATAGTGCCTACCTCGGCGCTGGGCCTTGGCGAGAAGGGATACGCCGTGATTAGGCCGGAGGACGTGGTCATTGGGGGGAGCACCACTTATAAACTAAAGGGCCAGGTGGTTGACGTGACGTTTCTGTGGCACTACCTCAAAGTTGAGATACAGAGCAATGGGCATATTTACAAGGCTTATGTAGATCTGGAGACCCCGGTGGCTGTCGGCGACGTTGTCGAGTTTGGCTGGGATGCCAGAGACGTCTACGTAGTGGAGGAATGA
- a CDS encoding vWA domain-containing protein, giving the protein MGSLLNVDYNDELTRLRVHEIVKYFQRLGVPIKLSKISNDIIADSFYVHYRTPILKDGPDKQEESLWHVFIKTYTSSDVYHEISKISRYNYQVSKSASVKLLRAYNSLLSRIERGAVEGFEDQKQDFRDLSENQQLRNEISNLLRFYMGNVRNIEKLRKSMTKALGNEVGKETAELLFDIDIDPYRARLAKILESLVEMLSAVKEEVDQGDVQERRGVISGVTRIRTYSDLQKATNLSKAIYLQSRELFGYKLATKSLSIYDLALDTRDRVYLLVDKSGSMFYSLYDGVAMDMTQKITWATALAIAVMKKSKRTVLRFFDQMVYPPITNVKDIIRSLLRVLPLGGTDITAAVHTAVRDAKQQSLHNYKLVIITDGEDDMIHPEVLKMAKTAFREVKAVLVGGTNSVIESYLPTIKVNTASPESLKTVLKNI; this is encoded by the coding sequence ATGGGCTCCCTCCTAAACGTAGACTACAACGACGAGCTCACAAGGCTGAGGGTACACGAAATTGTAAAGTACTTCCAGAGACTTGGAGTACCCATAAAACTTTCGAAAATATCCAACGACATAATTGCAGACTCGTTCTACGTCCACTACAGGACGCCCATTCTCAAAGACGGCCCAGACAAACAAGAAGAGTCTCTGTGGCACGTATTTATCAAGACCTACACATCGTCGGACGTATACCACGAAATATCTAAGATCAGCCGCTATAACTACCAAGTATCCAAATCAGCATCTGTCAAGTTGCTGAGAGCTTACAACAGCTTACTGTCTAGGATCGAAAGAGGCGCCGTAGAGGGCTTCGAGGACCAGAAACAAGATTTTAGAGACCTCAGCGAGAACCAGCAACTGCGCAACGAGATAAGCAACCTCCTCCGCTTCTACATGGGCAATGTGCGGAACATAGAAAAGCTGAGGAAATCCATGACGAAGGCACTTGGAAACGAGGTGGGCAAGGAGACTGCAGAGCTTCTGTTCGACATAGACATAGACCCCTACAGGGCGAGACTGGCGAAAATTTTAGAATCCCTAGTAGAGATGCTCTCCGCAGTCAAAGAAGAGGTCGACCAGGGAGATGTACAAGAACGGCGTGGGGTCATCTCCGGCGTGACGCGGATAAGGACATACAGCGATCTACAAAAAGCTACGAACCTAAGCAAGGCAATATACCTCCAGTCCAGGGAGCTCTTCGGCTACAAGCTCGCCACAAAGTCGCTTTCCATTTACGACTTAGCTCTCGACACAAGGGACAGGGTATACCTACTGGTTGACAAGTCCGGGTCCATGTTCTACAGCCTATACGACGGCGTAGCCATGGACATGACGCAGAAAATAACCTGGGCAACCGCCTTGGCTATTGCCGTGATGAAGAAGAGCAAGAGGACCGTATTGAGGTTTTTCGACCAGATGGTCTACCCCCCCATAACCAACGTGAAAGACATCATCCGGTCGCTACTCCGCGTCCTACCCCTAGGCGGCACAGACATCACAGCCGCCGTCCACACAGCCGTCAGAGACGCAAAACAACAAAGCCTACACAACTACAAGCTGGTAATAATTACAGACGGCGAAGACGACATGATCCACCCAGAAGTTCTAAAAATGGCAAAGACAGCCTTCAGAGAAGTAAAGGCAGTGTTAGTGGGCGGCACCAATTCCGTGATTGAGTCGTATCTTCCAACAATAAAAGTAAATACAGCTAGTCCAGAATCGCTGAAAACAGTCCTAAAGAATATTTAA
- a CDS encoding ABC transporter permease, whose amino-acid sequence MIKKVALVAFAAVVLLFYAPFLALGYYMSGGGVLKLPSTSMLATTFMLALVTAAIAIALAYPAAYYLAKRGNELEFALLIAPLWVGTLLKAYSLLVVFSVVERFTGIVLWGTALGVVVGMVYEYFPYAVLTLYAAIEKLSETPTQAARVLGASRAQTFLRVELPLTMPGVVAAFILIFLFAMGEVIMPAVLGAWKVYTVGSYIWDLYFKARDFLSGSVLSLLLAALSLLATYVVVKTIRSFSI is encoded by the coding sequence ATGATAAAGAAGGTGGCGCTGGTCGCGTTTGCCGCCGTCGTTTTGTTGTTTTATGCGCCGTTCCTGGCCTTGGGCTATTACATGTCGGGAGGCGGGGTGTTGAAGCTCCCCTCTACGAGCATGTTAGCTACCACCTTCATGTTGGCGCTGGTGACTGCGGCTATCGCAATAGCGCTTGCGTATCCGGCTGCGTATTATCTAGCGAAGAGGGGGAACGAGCTCGAGTTCGCCCTGCTAATAGCCCCGCTTTGGGTGGGGACCCTACTCAAGGCCTATTCTCTCCTCGTGGTTTTTTCCGTAGTGGAGAGGTTTACTGGCATAGTCCTCTGGGGTACCGCCCTGGGGGTGGTTGTGGGTATGGTGTACGAGTACTTCCCCTACGCGGTTCTCACGTTGTATGCCGCGATTGAGAAGTTGAGCGAGACCCCAACCCAAGCCGCAAGAGTTCTCGGCGCGTCGAGAGCGCAGACGTTTCTGAGAGTGGAGCTCCCGCTTACGATGCCGGGCGTAGTCGCCGCCTTTATACTAATTTTCCTCTTCGCCATGGGCGAGGTGATTATGCCGGCTGTGCTGGGGGCTTGGAAAGTGTATACAGTGGGCAGTTATATCTGGGACTTATACTTCAAGGCCAGGGACTTTTTAAGCGGATCCGTGCTGTCTCTACTCCTAGCGGCGTTGTCTTTATTGGCCACCTACGTAGTGGTTAAGACTATACGCTCGTTCTCGATATGA
- a CDS encoding DNA double-strand break repair nuclease NurA, whose amino-acid sequence MFITHAERKLKAYLHSRSQHDYPITSLEDSVQYKKVEPYTGDSLLVAGVDGGIAMLKLANGHQVVLARAAAVGPGFVEREFEADIAKVESASMPWAYLVIVESLVGIKAIERHSVDVLLMDGSLYAKTVRLVHNLILAREFQNLYYIPELAAALHLLAKLIDMAQRRGTKLIFVSKDHSFKLLKEHVIFEKLSARQRDPIYQRGLQWYSVLWIRRFRKELLEIYKQLRGHDYESSRLLAMLITPSITDSELLGQLLPPGSYTVPMLVGGCDAYMNYKGLTTVDKLVKAAEDRLEDSLIFRLKEQYSQDVVGMIREALEVIPKIYFLYVKFGGDDTPLLVEIPAEGTKMFDGAAVKAFYPPARVGDIVGLLATQYRDPIHYNAWLWYAHAVASFRASHLSEYAVYLKNMAGGVGMGRRLKLAWGV is encoded by the coding sequence ATGTTTATAACGCACGCCGAGAGGAAGTTAAAAGCCTATCTTCATAGCCGTTCACAGCATGACTACCCTATCACGAGTTTGGAAGACAGTGTACAGTACAAAAAGGTTGAGCCATACACCGGCGACAGCTTGCTGGTAGCCGGCGTAGACGGCGGGATCGCTATGTTGAAGTTGGCCAACGGGCACCAGGTAGTGTTAGCGAGAGCCGCAGCGGTTGGCCCCGGGTTTGTGGAGAGGGAGTTCGAGGCTGACATCGCGAAGGTGGAATCGGCGTCTATGCCGTGGGCGTATCTCGTAATTGTGGAGTCTCTTGTAGGGATAAAGGCTATAGAGAGGCACAGCGTAGACGTCTTGTTGATGGATGGCTCTCTTTACGCCAAGACAGTCCGACTTGTCCACAACCTAATACTCGCCAGGGAGTTTCAAAATTTGTACTACATCCCAGAGCTCGCCGCTGCTCTGCACCTTTTGGCGAAGCTTATAGACATGGCCCAGAGGCGTGGGACTAAGCTCATCTTCGTTTCGAAGGATCACAGCTTCAAGCTTTTGAAAGAACATGTCATATTTGAGAAGCTGAGCGCAAGGCAGAGGGACCCGATCTATCAGAGGGGGCTTCAGTGGTACTCAGTCTTGTGGATTAGGAGGTTTAGGAAGGAGTTGCTTGAAATATACAAACAGTTAAGGGGGCACGACTACGAGAGCTCTAGGTTGCTCGCCATGCTTATTACCCCCTCTATCACAGACTCCGAGCTCTTGGGGCAGTTGTTGCCGCCGGGAAGCTACACTGTGCCTATGTTAGTGGGCGGGTGCGACGCATACATGAATTACAAGGGCCTTACAACAGTGGACAAGCTTGTGAAGGCGGCTGAGGATAGGCTGGAGGACTCGCTGATATTTAGGCTGAAAGAGCAGTACAGCCAAGACGTGGTGGGGATGATAAGGGAGGCGCTGGAGGTAATACCCAAGATATACTTCCTCTACGTCAAATTTGGGGGCGACGACACCCCTTTGCTGGTGGAAATTCCCGCGGAGGGGACTAAGATGTTCGACGGCGCGGCTGTGAAGGCCTTCTACCCGCCGGCCCGCGTCGGCGATATTGTTGGGCTACTCGCAACCCAGTACCGCGACCCCATCCACTACAACGCGTGGCTGTGGTACGCCCACGCCGTTGCTTCTTTTAGAGCGAGCCACCTATCTGAGTACGCCGTCTATCTCAAAAACATGGCGGGCGGGGTGGGGATGGGGAGGAGGCTGAAGCTGGCCTGGGGGGTATGA
- a CDS encoding ABC transporter permease: MRALKIYTWALIAAMYVPIGVMVVLSFNNSKLPYVWGGFTLRWYQALFGWDLAWQAVLNSTVIALAVAFASTLLGLFMAFALRDDRYIAISQGAVVMPEVSEALAFAAALSLLKDYANVNLFGPVGVFLAHLAYTLPMAHVLMSPYVSYVGRSVVDAARILGASELRTMLSVIAPILFPAFVATFLIVFANSFDTYIKTAFITSPDFVTAPILLWNYAARGRGDPTIYALASIMLIPSLAAAVIYFRAVKRYG, encoded by the coding sequence ATGAGGGCGTTGAAAATCTACACTTGGGCCTTGATAGCGGCGATGTACGTGCCTATAGGCGTCATGGTCGTACTCTCCTTTAACAATAGCAAGCTCCCATACGTGTGGGGTGGGTTCACTCTGCGCTGGTACCAAGCACTGTTTGGGTGGGACTTGGCGTGGCAGGCTGTGCTTAACAGCACGGTAATTGCGCTAGCAGTGGCTTTCGCCTCCACGTTGCTCGGCTTGTTTATGGCATTTGCGCTACGAGACGACAGGTATATCGCAATTTCCCAAGGCGCCGTGGTGATGCCCGAGGTGTCAGAAGCGCTGGCGTTCGCCGCGGCGTTGTCGCTCCTTAAAGACTACGCCAATGTAAATCTCTTTGGCCCCGTAGGAGTTTTCCTAGCCCACTTGGCCTACACTCTTCCCATGGCCCACGTCTTGATGTCGCCCTACGTCTCTTACGTCGGCAGAAGTGTAGTAGACGCGGCGAGGATACTGGGGGCGTCAGAACTTAGGACGATGCTTTCTGTCATTGCGCCTATTCTATTCCCGGCGTTTGTAGCAACATTCCTCATAGTGTTCGCCAACTCCTTTGATACATACATAAAAACTGCCTTCATCACAAGCCCGGACTTCGTCACGGCCCCCATCCTACTTTGGAACTACGCCGCCAGGGGGAGGGGAGATCCCACTATCTACGCCCTGGCTAGTATTATGCTCATCCCCTCCCTTGCCGCCGCGGTGATCTACTTTAGAGCCGTAAAGCGCTACGGCTAA
- a CDS encoding DsbA family protein, whose translation MNPKVVAGIVLAIIAAVGVAVYLLQSQPPANKTSTQPVQTTSGKLYVYTARLEGGQALELLTYYIPLSSGTVYAQIYNNSASYFMVKNTGIINVLSQTLNSYQKATYYSKLLQICVNSTTTTTVAGERITLSNSQCQQSTSPLPTAKTFDELVLLIQGLPGPTSPSQWKQSGTAQTPYGQATVYTNTTEVPIMQGLSAILDYEKQQLADGTIYQFKVKLSYGGQVAAILTYTLRNITTIPADVANVLNELSRDVVGTNGGGLDILRVAEKIGMKYDGKWPAAIVFFDLQCPYCAQLFKYNYTLFEGHRLVLVDLIVHPDALPAHERLRCLYNSTPQEVIPTLRVVYDRFLAGDQNYTSILPQSSCPIDANAGMQLATLIAGQNVGTPLVVVVYPNGTYTYVVGYDPASIAKALKG comes from the coding sequence ATGAATCCAAAAGTAGTAGCCGGCATAGTTCTGGCCATAATCGCGGCAGTGGGAGTAGCCGTGTACCTCCTACAGTCTCAACCACCTGCAAATAAGACCTCCACACAGCCTGTTCAAACGACATCCGGCAAGCTTTACGTATACACGGCACGACTCGAAGGGGGACAAGCCTTGGAGCTACTAACTTACTACATACCTTTGAGCAGCGGCACCGTCTACGCCCAGATCTACAACAACTCAGCCTCCTACTTCATGGTGAAAAACACGGGTATAATCAACGTCCTCTCGCAGACGCTAAACAGCTACCAGAAAGCCACCTACTACAGCAAATTGCTACAGATATGCGTGAACTCGACTACAACCACGACTGTGGCGGGCGAGCGCATAACCCTCTCCAATAGCCAATGCCAGCAGTCCACGTCTCCCCTCCCCACGGCTAAGACATTCGACGAGCTGGTCCTACTTATCCAAGGACTTCCCGGGCCCACGTCCCCGAGCCAGTGGAAGCAGTCAGGCACAGCCCAAACCCCCTACGGCCAAGCCACAGTATACACAAACACCACCGAGGTACCGATAATGCAAGGCCTATCGGCCATCCTAGATTATGAGAAACAACAACTCGCAGATGGGACTATATACCAATTTAAGGTCAAGCTATCCTACGGCGGGCAGGTAGCCGCCATTTTGACGTACACCCTTCGGAACATCACGACAATACCGGCCGACGTCGCTAATGTGCTGAACGAGCTTTCTAGAGACGTCGTCGGGACAAACGGCGGCGGCCTTGACATCCTCAGAGTCGCAGAGAAGATAGGCATGAAATACGACGGCAAATGGCCAGCCGCAATCGTCTTCTTCGACTTACAGTGCCCCTACTGTGCCCAGTTGTTTAAATACAACTACACCCTATTCGAGGGACACAGACTAGTCTTGGTAGATCTAATAGTCCACCCAGACGCATTGCCCGCCCACGAGAGGTTGAGATGCCTCTACAACAGCACGCCGCAAGAGGTAATCCCAACGCTGAGGGTAGTATACGACCGCTTCCTAGCCGGAGACCAAAACTACACTAGTATACTCCCGCAAAGTAGTTGTCCAATAGATGCAAATGCTGGAATGCAACTAGCTACTCTCATTGCTGGGCAGAATGTGGGGACGCCGCTGGTAGTTGTGGTCTACCCCAACGGGACCTACACCTACGTTGTGGGATACGACCCAGCTAGTATTGCAAAGGCACTTAAGGGGTGA